Below is a window of Camelina sativa cultivar DH55 chromosome 11, Cs, whole genome shotgun sequence DNA.
gaaagagaaagaaatggaTGAAAGAGGAAAAGATAATACTGTGCATATggatgaaggaagaagagtagatgaggaagaagaggttgTAGAATCTGATGCAGAAGAGGAAGATGCAGAAGAACTGCATGTAGAATCTGAAGGAGAAAAGGAAGATGCAGAAGAACTGCATGTAGAATCTGAAGGAGAAAAGGAAGATGCAGAAGAACTGCATGTAGAATCTGACAAAGATAATGTTGGAGGTGATACACAAGTTGCTCCCCAGTCTACTGAAGGTGACACTGTAAATGCTTCCAGTGGAGGAGACTCAGTCCATCAGTCAAACTCGACCACCAAGAGAACAAAGGGCAAGACCAGGATGCGTAAATTGGCTAAAGACCCGCTTGACAAGGTTGAGGTGGATTTTACATGTCTTGGTGAACATGCAGGAGATGGCTCAACAACACTTTCATCGTTTCTTGGTGTTTTGGTGAAGGAGCATGTTTATGTACTACTCAATGATTGGAGAAAACTcgatcaacaaacaaagaacaGAATGTGGGAGGAAATTCAGGTTAgtgtattataattatatgtctaattattaaaaaaaagtactgGCATTTAACCTCACACTTGTTGTAGGGGAGGTTTAAAGTACAAGAAGAGTGGAAAAAACATTCTCTTTTTAAGCAGATGAATTGTATATGGAGGTCAGCTAAATCTATTCTTGTGGGCCAAGTTCGAGCTGCGAGCAGTGACGCAGAACGATTAGAGCTTAAACCAAGCAACAtctgaaactgactttctttgtggtgtatgaatgaatgatgtatggaatgatgatgtatggaatgaatagaagtcagggtgtttcaattccccttatgcagttgcagtataagaggtgtcaatcctatctgagtgattgtgaacaattaagatgtgcatatgagtctaagtcaagccaattgtaaagattgtttgtcactaacaatcctaaaatgagatatgaaatgcagaaagtaaaaacaactagaacaagatactaaatgcaaacagaacagacaaattaaagctataatgaaactagaacagagatagacactatgctaatgaactaatgcaagacaagtaatgaacaggaaactacgtgaatgcaatggaaatgaaacaggaatgaaacaagacaatcacaaatcaaaaacacaagttctggggatgaactcgagcagcactcgaccgagtgtaggtcgagtacgtggtcgagctagacttaaacgtgaaaacagagcaacacaagaaaaacagagcaatgcagaaactaatcaaacaacaagcaagcaatgatatttagactaagatttcaataaacaaagaaggccttgaggagggattcatgggctgagctaatcattgtggttatctaacttggtcaacaaatctcaagcaaacattgagctgatctctagacatactattctaagacatgtttaatccactctcatggcaagaaacaatcaaacctatgcatttctagacttgttctcacaaagaaaagaatctacacaagcaggcattaagcaatacatctcaaaccaaacaagacttctaatctcttagcaagcctaatggtaagctctagatctagccttatctatgctccttagacattggtgtgatgctaagatgcttgaaatcaaaccctaccttctcagatataggatcagcattaagatcatctagcctagaagagatctacaacaatcaagcttgaccaaatcaaacaaaccacaagatcaacccagcctaacccatcctcaaggtcctaaacaaactactcacaagaacacatggtgaaatatgtcaaaaacccagaaaataatgaaacttgcatcattagaaagatgaaacagagatctacaatattgatgaaggaataaaactcgaaatcttaatactttgaaagttatgaaacaaacaaaatataagaatctagtctttctctctcaaacaagtacaaaatctaaaaaaaaaaaaaagtgcaaaaggaataaaatctaaaaaaggtaaaaactaggttttagactctctaaaaagctggactctttggtggctgcaggtacaagggccttatataggaggtgaggtggaagccctaaaaatacaaaaagtcaaagtagtcaacggctcggtcaactcgaccagtgctcggtcgagtggctggtcgagctggcttctctcgtgcactctccactcggtcgagtcctcctcagcacacggtcgagtggtggtcgagtggtgcggtcgagttggactccggaccttgattctacagccttaactctcttgttttctcctcaggacagcttcacttctcctcagcattgcttccatgctccttaagctccaaaatcacctgtttatgcatgaaaagatgcaaatgcaatgcaactatactctaatgcatggttagtcctaaagctacacaataatggcctaaatggatagcaaaagatgcaaaagttgtgaataaactaagggaaaacaaggtaaaatatatgaaaatcaaCATCCCATCTGTAACCCAGTGGAATAAATGGGTGAAGAGCAAGCTTAGTACAGAATTTAAGGTGCAatcttgatttttaattttttatgtcTTTGATACATGTATTTTCTATGCATAGTAAATATATACATGTGGATATCGTTGGATTAATTTTGCAGGAGAAAAGTGAAATATACAGGAAGATGAGAAAGTCTCAGATTCCACACACAACTAGCCGCAAAGGACTGTTTCGTCTGGGACAAGAGATGGTAATTCTGTTTCTCTTTAGTAATATAAGAAGCATAAGTCATGTTACTCATATTTTAGGACTGCTAAGAGTTCAGACCCTTCTAAGGTTACTAGAAGTAAGATATGGATAGAAGGACACACTCATAAGGATGGAAGACCTGTGAAGCCTGAATTTGCTGAGACTATTGTAAGTAgctatcaaaattttattttaaagttttaattccAACAGGTTTGGCATATTTATATTGGTTGATATATATGTGTATCaggaacaaataaaaacaatcgaTAGTCAAATGGAGTCCACAGCCAATGATAACATAACAGAAGATGTTGTCAGTCAAGTGTTGGGAAGAGATAAACCTGGAAGATAAAACGCATCAGTCAGAATGCAGAGGCTGATGCACAGTATAGAGAAATCCAATGGCCACTTACTAAGATAAAACGCATCAGTCAGAATGCAGAGGTGCCTTCAGTGAGAAGCTCGCTTGGGGTAAGTATTGATGTTGTTATGATGTGTATTTCATTTTAATGATGAATTTCTGATAATTGTGTTATGATTGTGTTATTGATGTGGTAGAATGCAAGTTCAACCTCTGGTTCCATCAAAGGGAAAAACAAGAAGTGCT
It encodes the following:
- the LOC104723981 gene encoding uncharacterized protein LOC104723981, whose amino-acid sequence is MVTTRGVGNLRCSNRQAGKGWSSLVPKKTTKNPNKKSVGKLVKVKSANQVEEQVVDEIHIEKEKEMDERGKDNTVHMDEGRRVDEEEEVVESDAEEEDAEELHVESEGEKEDAEELHVESEGEKEDAEELHVESDKDNVGGDTQVAPQSTEGDTVNASSGGDSVHQSNSTTKRTKGKTRMRKLAKDPLDKVEVDFTCLGEHAGDGSTTLSSFLGVLVKEHVYVLLNDWRKLDQQTKNRMWEEIQGRFKVQEEWKKHSLFKQMNCIWRSAKSILVGQVRAASSDAERLELKPSNI